The segment CCTTTGGTAGCGAACACCTGTAATTCCGAAAATACCAGTTTTGAAACTAAGTTTAAATGTAAAGATGGCTATCCTACCGGTATTGTGGAGTGGCACTATGCCAGGGACTATAACGGCAAGGTACGTGCCTTAGATATACTATCCTTTTCGCGAAATAACGTACTGTACATAATTGCCGATGCCCAAAACATCAATGATTTAAAGATTGCCATGGAATGGGTAGGGTGGGATTCCGGCCAGCCAGATAAACATGATTTGTCTGCAGCGTACGAGATTTATAATGGCCAGGGCGTAATTTGGGTAGAAGAACATAATAGCGGCTGGTTTGCGGCTTTAAGCTGCACCAATATGAATGAATATCAGGTGGATTCAGTTCAGTTCACACCTATCTATGCATTGGATGAGACTAAAACTACTGTTAGCCATTCAAGTTGTTTTGTTGGTATGGGTACGGATGGTCTGGGTGAACGCGGTAGTGTAGTTTTTGCTATCGCCATAGGCAGGAGTAAGGCTGAGGTAATGGAAAAAGCGGTAGCTGGCCTCTCAAATTGGGAAAGTGAATATACGGACGCAGAGAACATGTGGTGTGAATACTTTTCCGGTTTAGAAAGGCAGTGGTTTGCCCCGGAAGCAATAAAGGCCAAGGGATATTTTTCTCTCATGCAAATCCTTAATTTGTCGGTGGGCGGCTATTTGTCAGCGGGAATTCCCAATTGGCCTTATAACTGGGTGCGTGATACTGCCTGGGCGATCCATGCCCTCATCCCAATAAAACCGGCACTAGCTGCCCAGTTTCTCAGCTGGTTTGAAGGTAAGAACATGTTAACAGTAAACGACTTTGATATAGATGGTACCGGGGAATACAACTATAACAACACCGATAATGCGGCTGTATTCCTGGCGGCAGCCGGTAAATACTTTAGGCACACTAATGATAAACAATTGCTGTCAGGGTTAAAACCGCAGCTAGATCAGTTGTTTACCTACCTAGAGGACAATTTTATAGAGGCAGATAGACATATTTTAGCCCGGCATGTTCATGATTATTGGGATGACTATGCTAGTGAGATAACAACATCGTTGGTGAAATATGAAAGCATGGTGGATATCTTATGGATTTATGCTCTTGAGAATCTTATCCCGGTATATAGAAGCTTAGGTGATAACAGCAGGGTTACCTTTGGGGTGAACGCACTTAGTCTTCTTAAGCAGGGGTTAGCTGATTACCGCCGGGAGGACGGGGGCTTTGATTATGCTATTAAACAGGATGGGACGCTGTATGACAGTGTTTTAACGGTGCCAGCTAATATTTTCGCAGCCTGGATGCTTAATGACAAGTCATGTTTCAATTGGCTTAAGAGCAGAACTGCAGTTGCAACCCTGGGAGGGCTGGGGTTACAACTTGACCATGGGGTAGGCTTTTCCCAAAGCAGCACAGGAACAGCAAAAAAGAAAGATATCTGGTTTCCGCATGTCTGTATTATTGCCATGTTAGCGGCTGAAGAGGGTGATTTAAAGCCGCTTAAGCTTCTAGCTAATAATTTTCCTTTCGGGTCCTTGCCTGAATATGTGCAGGCAGATTTAAAGAATGGGAATAGGCTTGGCTATTTAAGCGGAGCCTGGTCCTTTTCCTGGTCATACGCAGCCTATCTTGAAATGATGAACCGCCTGTTTTTAGCAAGCGGGGGTAAATAACATGCGAGAACTATTGAATAGTAAACTGATTGTCACTGATAGCGCAGATAGTTTTTACCGTCTTTTCCCTAACCCCCCGTTGGGATTGGTATTACTTAATTATACAGAGGGTGCCGGGGAAGCAACCAGAGCGGCCACCCTAGTTCCCTCCAGCGCCTGGACGCTTATTTTCTTATGCTCCTATGGTACTAAGGACGCGATAGATAAGGCTAAGCTAATCGCAGATAATTTGATTGATAATATTATCGAGACTACTGTCAATGGCCAAACCATGTACTTTCAATCCATACATTACTTTAATACTGATAATCAGCAATGGCAAAGACGAAAAGATGATGGTTATTGCGAGGTATATACAAGGGATTTGTTCTTATCAGCTTACGGTTTAAGCCGCTTATACCTTCGTTGTGGAGAAGATACTTACAAACAGTGGTCTTTAAAGCTGATTGAGAGCATTTATAAAGTGCAGACTGCTTTTTCTTCCCTTTGCGGCACCGAACTGCCTGCATATTTGGACGGTGCTTTTCCTGAATTTTATCTCCGCACAGATGCCGGAGTAGAATTCTATCCCGTTAACGGGCGTGTGCCACTGCATCTCGGGGATATTGCCTATGACCTGGTGCAAACTGCAATAGCTGCATTTGGAAATAGCCAGCAAACTGCTGAGGGCGGGACTTACTATATCGGGGACATTAATGATAGATTTCATAACTTTATCCGCACAAATTGCATACAAAGCCAGCGGGGAGTAATGGAAACGGTAGGTCTGCCTTATATGTATATGGCCCCCATAGAAGGCACAAGTGATTATACTGGCAAGAACCTATCGCCGGTATATAACCAGTGGGGAGATGTTAACTGGACTTCAGATACAGTTCTGTGGTCGGTGCTGGGTTTGGCTAAAAATGAAGGCAGTGGGGCCGCGATCTTTGTTGCTAGGGCTAAAGCTTTAATGATAAACGGCTTTTTCTATGATGTATATACCTATACAGGAGTAAAGGATAGCGAGTTCCCCGATCTGGCTACTCAAGCCACTATTTTTTACCTTGAGGCCCTTCGTCTTACAGGAGGGACGTATGACTATAAAACAGAACAAGCGTTGATGAAGGTGCAGGTAGATAGTCTAGACCCTAATTCCAACGGACTATATTACTGGTCACTTGAAGATAAAACGGTGGAGATGGTAGCGACAGCGCGTATATTCACCGGCTTTTTTAATCTAGAAGCCTTTGCTAGCGGTATGCCAAGAAAGCTTTATTTTGACGGAGTGGATACCTCAACCTTTGGACTTTCCATCATTGATGTTAAGGGGCGCTGGGAAATTCCTGAAGGGGAGGAAACAAGCACAAAGCTTCCTGGCATGGATGGTACCTACTATCATCACACCGAATTCAAGGAGCGAACCATTGTAGTAAAGGGCCTATTAAAGCATGATAGCCGGTCGGCCTTAGTAGCTGCCCAGAAGGAGCTAAATACTTTGCTTAATCCCAAAAAGGGAGAATGTGAGCTTCGCTTTGATGATGAGTATTTCAATGTTTATAAAGGAAGGCTTCGGGGGAAAACCGTCATGGAAACTGTCGGTTCAATGGAAATACTTAATCTTCAATTCAATTGTTCGAAACCTTTTATTTATGGTGTACCCCAGTATTACAAAACCTCAGGTAGCGTTTGGCTATTAAACCGGGGTTCACAAAAAACGCCTCTCAGGTTAACCCTTACTGGTCCGGCAGAATTTCCGGTAATTAGCATCGGTGACAGCCAGATATATATTAATACATCACTTGGCAGCACCGATATATTTATTGTGGATAGCGAAAAATTAGAAATCACCTTAAACGGTGCCCCGGCAGCACATTTGGCTGAAGGGGATTTTTTATATCTTGAACCGGGCGAAACTGAGATCAGTACCTCCGCTGGAAACTTAGAGATAGAGTTTTCGGAAATGTGGCTGTAAAGGTGGTGATAAGATGCTTGAGATATATGATGCAGCTGGTATCAAGCGATTAGGCTATTTGGGACAAAAGGAACTAAGTGATTTTTGTCGGGTAAGAAGTAGTAATGGCATGAGCACCCTAAAGTTTAATTGCCTGGTTAATGAAAAGACCCTGCGGCTTATCGAAAGCGAAAACAGAATTTACTTTGAGGGTAGTGAGTATATCATAAAAAGCCCTTCAGCCACTTTGACAGATGAGGGGTTTATCAGTGTATCCTGTGTGTGTTCAGCAGAGGAACTGCTCTATCGCTATATTGACGGCGAGCTAGCCTTTTCTAATGCTAGTATGAGCTATGCAGTAGCCAGGGTACTTGAGAATACGGGCTGGACTTTAAAGTATTGCGACCCCACTATCACCACTCTCCGTGATGTCCGTTTGGAAAATCTTAATCGTCTGGAAGCTTTAAACGAGCTACTTAAACTATACGGGGCAGTGGAGGAATATTGTTACGGGCCTTTCGTGCAATTTGATACTCTGGAAAAAACAGTGAGCCTATATAACGATATTGGCCAGGATAACGGGGTGACTATTCGTTCAGGAAGAAATTTAGCCAGCTTGGATTTAAGCTACGACTCGAAGGGGCTGGTAACCAGGCTATATGTGAAAGGAAAGGATGGCGTAGATATCGCTAGTGTCAATGGTGGCTATAGCTATATTGAAAACTTCTCCTTTTTCACAGCCCTCGGCTACAACACGGCTGACAGCATCATAAGGGAGCGTTTGGTGCGAGAAGATGTGGTTACCTATGACAAGATCGCTGACCCTAGTGAATTGTTGGAGCAGGGGCGAAGAAAGCTCGCGGTCGTCGCTTGGCCCAAGCTTAGTGTGAGTGTGAAGCTGGCTGACCTTTACCGCTTGTATGCTGAGGCCCTTTATAAAATAGAGGTGGGGGATTGGGTAACGGTAGAATATACCGGGCCGCAAGATATCTCTGTACGCTTAAGGGTACGAGTAATTGAAATGGTTGAATACCCCTATGAACCGCAGAGAAACAGCATTAACGTGGGAACTCCGAAACCGCAGATAAGTGATGCTGTGAAACCGGCTGTGACTACTGCGAGAATAATTACCCGGAACCGCCATGCCAATAGCCTGTTACAAGGCTTTATCAATACCGCCACCACCTTAATCAATGGTACAAATGGGCTGCTAACTATTACTGACAACACAATAGACTTTTGGGGCATTGATGCTGAAGGCAGGCGAAATGGCAAGGGGGTACGCCTATCGCCAGGGGGACTTGGTATCACTGAAGACGGTGGGCAAAGCTACAAAACAGCAGTAACCGGAGAAGGTGTGCTATCAAGTACCGTAGTGATTAACGAACTTTATGCATTATCTACCGCTGATGAATATACCAAAATCATGTCTGATGGTTTACATGTATATGATGAGAATAATATTGAACGCCTCCATGCCGGTCATTGGCAGGTGGACGCTACAGAGCGTTTTGGTTTAAGGATTACAGCATCAGATGGGACGACAGTTATTTTAGATGATCGTGGTATGCTGCAAACTTGGCAGTTGCATGTAGTAGATAATGTAGATGCCACTCATCCCCTTAAGATAATTTTCTATGTTCCACCTGGAGCCAATCTATTAAATGGTAAGCAGTTTAAACTCAGCTTTACCAAGGAATGGTTTAGAGCCTATGAAACCGGAGCAGCATCAGGAGGTGGTGTTTATGCATCCACTGAAGATGGTGGTTATACCTTTACATCCACTGAGTCAGGTGGCGGCGACATAGATACCAGCGAGCCTGGATTGTGGATTCTCTCTCCCTCACAGTATCTATTACCCGATTTTATGGATATGGCGGGCTATCATTTTCACGATAATACCATGGAGAAAGATGGTACGCATAACCATGGAATTGAGCATGGCACTACCCTTATCACCGATACGGGTAGTGTTTCATGGGTACAAAGTGGCTATCATGACCATATTCTTCACAATACTTATGCCGGAGATCACGCTCACGCTATGCTATCAGTTTCCCATACCCACGCTGTTTCTTTGCCGTTTCATGCTCACAACATGTATTTACCGAATCATCGCCATATGGTTTCTTTAGGGGACCATACTCACAATTTGGTTTTTGGTATATATGAGGGAACTGCCCCGGCTGACATATCAATTACTCTGGACGGAACTGATATTACTGCGCAACTTGGGGGGCCATTTAACGAAAACAAGAATGAACTCCAATTATCCCCCCATATAACGTCGCCAGGCTGGCATAATTTAGAGCTAGGCAGCAGTATTTTAGGTAGGATAAATGCCAGTTTGTTTATTCAACTATTTATGTATATGTGAGGTGAAAGAGATGTCAAAGCATATTAAGGTTGAGAAAGATAAGGAAGGAAACTTTAAGGTGATTCATTCACTAGAGCTGGACGAGCAAGGGCTATTAGGAAGGAAAAAGCAGCTTGAAAAATCTATCAAAGCTTATGACTTTCAGCTTAAGGGAATGACGGAGGCAAAGGCTCAGCTTCAGGCAGAACTGGATTCTATTAATCAAAGTTTAGTTAAAGAGAATGGGGGGACTTAATTTGAAAGATACAAGCACCTTTCAATTAACTTTTGCAGCCGTTGGGGGCTGGCTGGGATATCTTCTTGGCGGCCTTGACGGTTTTCTTTATGCTCTGATAGCTTTCGTGGGCATAGACTACTTGACCGGTGTGATGGTGGCTATCATCGAGAAACGGCTCTCGAGTGAAGTTGGTGCTCGAGGGATATTTAAAAAGGTACTGATTTTTACCTTGGTTGGTATTGGAAACATAGTAGATGTTCATCTAATAAAGAACGGTAGTGCAATTCGCACCGCCGTTATTTTTTTCTACTTGTCTAACGAGGGTATCAGTATTTTGGAGAATGCCGCCATCATCGGCCTGCCTATACCGGAAAAGCTTCAAGATGTTCTGTCCCAACTGAACGGTAAAGCCAGGGAGGAAGATTGAAATGGAGTTAATAACAAAATATATGACTCGTAATGATTGCTACAAGGCAGGACGAAAAATTAACCCCACGGGCATTATGGTACATTCAACCGCTACTCCCGGTATGATGGCGGTAGACTGGTTTAGTCGTTGGAATAAATCATACCAGGCGGGGGAGATAAACCGGCAGGTATGTGTCCATGCTTTTTTGGATGACAAGGAAGTCCACCAATACCTCCCCTGGGAGCATCGGGGGTGGCATGCTGGTGGGAAGGCGAATAATACCCACATTGGCTTTGAAATCTGTGAGCCAGGTGGGTTTTCTTATGCTGGTGGGGCTAACATGGTGGGCTATGATGTTTTAAAGCAGGAAGCTTATTTTAGGAAAGCTTGGCAGAATGCGGTGGAACTTTGTGTGATGCTCTGTAAGAAATATGGGCTGAGTGAACAGGACATTGTGGATCACTCTGAAGGTCATAAGCTTGCCATAGCTAGTAATCACGCAGATGTGAAGCATTGGTTTCCTAAACATGGTGAGAGTATGGATACTTTTCGGAAGGCTGTGAAAGTCGCTCTTAAGGCAGAACAATCCGCTAATAGTAATGATCCAATCGCTAAAGCCAAAAAGTTATATCGTGTTCAAGTAGGTGCTTTTGCCAATAAACAAAACGCAGATGCCATGTTAGAGAAGATTAAAGCGGCAGGTTTTGATGGCTATGTGAAATACGAATAACACTAATCAATCATTATGGGGAGCGACTCAAACGGGTCGCCCCTTTTTTCATGGAGGTAGAACCATGACGACTAAGCAAAAGCTAAAAATTCAGCAGCTGCGCAAGCTTGGACAGAGCTACGGGAAAATAGCTGCAGCCCTTTCAATCTCAGAAAACACAGTGAAATCCTATTGTAGGCGCAACAACATCGGTAATAGTAAAAAGCCCGTTGAACATGAAGACAAAGAATCAAATATCAACTGCAAGCACTGCGGGGAACCCTTGACACAAGGAACAAAGGGACACCCTAAGAAATTTTGCTCTGAACAATGTCGTCGAGCATGGTGGAAAGAAAATGACAGCCAATATAAAAAGAAAGCCTATTACACACTGGTTTGCAAAGAGTGTGGGAAAACATTCGAAAGTTATGGCAATAAAACCCGCAAGTTTTGTGGGCATGCCTGTTATATAAAGCACCGTTTTGAAAAAGCGAGGGATGATTGTGACGCATGCTCAGTTTGAACGTGAAAAGAACTATCAGGTATCATTTGCCATAGCAAAAACCATGCTCTCAAAAGGGTTAATTAATAGGAAGGAATTCGCCAAGATTAATTCACTTCTCGTTGCCAAATATCAGCCTTTAATAGGTAGTTTGTGATATGTTAATTAGCTTGCTATGTATCAAAATCAGAGTTAACATGTCACACTAGGGAGGTGATTATATGGCGCGAACCATCCGAAAAATCGAGCCAATAAAGGCAACAATACCAGTTAAGAAGCGCGTTGCCGCCTATGCCAGAGTATCCAGTGGCAAAGATGCAATGCTTCACTCTATATCAGCTCAAATCAGTTATTACAGCGACTATATTCAAAAGCAACGCGGATGGGAGTATGCCGGTGTTTATGCAGATGAAGCAATGACCGGCACCAAAGATAACAGAGCAGAGTTCCAGAGGCTCTTGAGCGACTGCAGAAACGGTAAAATAGACTTAGTTCTAACCAAGTCCATTTCCAGGTTCGCAAGGAATACGGTTACTATGTTAGAAACGGTACGAGAGTTAAAGAGCATCAATGTTGATGTCTATTTTGAAAAAGAAAATATCCACTCAATGAGCGGGGATGGTGAGTTAATGCTTACCATCCTCGCTTCTTTTGCGCAAGAAGAGAGCCGTTCGGTCAGTGAAAACTGCAAGTGGCGTATTCG is part of the Metallumcola ferriviriculae genome and harbors:
- a CDS encoding distal tail protein Dit, yielding MRELLNSKLIVTDSADSFYRLFPNPPLGLVLLNYTEGAGEATRAATLVPSSAWTLIFLCSYGTKDAIDKAKLIADNLIDNIIETTVNGQTMYFQSIHYFNTDNQQWQRRKDDGYCEVYTRDLFLSAYGLSRLYLRCGEDTYKQWSLKLIESIYKVQTAFSSLCGTELPAYLDGAFPEFYLRTDAGVEFYPVNGRVPLHLGDIAYDLVQTAIAAFGNSQQTAEGGTYYIGDINDRFHNFIRTNCIQSQRGVMETVGLPYMYMAPIEGTSDYTGKNLSPVYNQWGDVNWTSDTVLWSVLGLAKNEGSGAAIFVARAKALMINGFFYDVYTYTGVKDSEFPDLATQATIFYLEALRLTGGTYDYKTEQALMKVQVDSLDPNSNGLYYWSLEDKTVEMVATARIFTGFFNLEAFASGMPRKLYFDGVDTSTFGLSIIDVKGRWEIPEGEETSTKLPGMDGTYYHHTEFKERTIVVKGLLKHDSRSALVAAQKELNTLLNPKKGECELRFDDEYFNVYKGRLRGKTVMETVGSMEILNLQFNCSKPFIYGVPQYYKTSGSVWLLNRGSQKTPLRLTLTGPAEFPVISIGDSQIYINTSLGSTDIFIVDSEKLEITLNGAPAAHLAEGDFLYLEPGETEISTSAGNLEIEFSEMWL
- a CDS encoding phage tail protein — translated: MLEIYDAAGIKRLGYLGQKELSDFCRVRSSNGMSTLKFNCLVNEKTLRLIESENRIYFEGSEYIIKSPSATLTDEGFISVSCVCSAEELLYRYIDGELAFSNASMSYAVARVLENTGWTLKYCDPTITTLRDVRLENLNRLEALNELLKLYGAVEEYCYGPFVQFDTLEKTVSLYNDIGQDNGVTIRSGRNLASLDLSYDSKGLVTRLYVKGKDGVDIASVNGGYSYIENFSFFTALGYNTADSIIRERLVREDVVTYDKIADPSELLEQGRRKLAVVAWPKLSVSVKLADLYRLYAEALYKIEVGDWVTVEYTGPQDISVRLRVRVIEMVEYPYEPQRNSINVGTPKPQISDAVKPAVTTARIITRNRHANSLLQGFINTATTLINGTNGLLTITDNTIDFWGIDAEGRRNGKGVRLSPGGLGITEDGGQSYKTAVTGEGVLSSTVVINELYALSTADEYTKIMSDGLHVYDENNIERLHAGHWQVDATERFGLRITASDGTTVILDDRGMLQTWQLHVVDNVDATHPLKIIFYVPPGANLLNGKQFKLSFTKEWFRAYETGAASGGGVYASTEDGGYTFTSTESGGGDIDTSEPGLWILSPSQYLLPDFMDMAGYHFHDNTMEKDGTHNHGIEHGTTLITDTGSVSWVQSGYHDHILHNTYAGDHAHAMLSVSHTHAVSLPFHAHNMYLPNHRHMVSLGDHTHNLVFGIYEGTAPADISITLDGTDITAQLGGPFNENKNELQLSPHITSPGWHNLELGSSILGRINASLFIQLFMYM
- a CDS encoding phage holin family protein, producing the protein MKDTSTFQLTFAAVGGWLGYLLGGLDGFLYALIAFVGIDYLTGVMVAIIEKRLSSEVGARGIFKKVLIFTLVGIGNIVDVHLIKNGSAIRTAVIFFYLSNEGISILENAAIIGLPIPEKLQDVLSQLNGKAREED
- a CDS encoding N-acetylmuramoyl-L-alanine amidase, which gives rise to MELITKYMTRNDCYKAGRKINPTGIMVHSTATPGMMAVDWFSRWNKSYQAGEINRQVCVHAFLDDKEVHQYLPWEHRGWHAGGKANNTHIGFEICEPGGFSYAGGANMVGYDVLKQEAYFRKAWQNAVELCVMLCKKYGLSEQDIVDHSEGHKLAIASNHADVKHWFPKHGESMDTFRKAVKVALKAEQSANSNDPIAKAKKLYRVQVGAFANKQNADAMLEKIKAAGFDGYVKYE
- a CDS encoding helix-turn-helix transcriptional regulator, with translation MTTKQKLKIQQLRKLGQSYGKIAAALSISENTVKSYCRRNNIGNSKKPVEHEDKESNINCKHCGEPLTQGTKGHPKKFCSEQCRRAWWKENDSQYKKKAYYTLVCKECGKTFESYGNKTRKFCGHACYIKHRFEKARDDCDACSV
- a CDS encoding SHOCT domain-containing protein → MLSKGLINRKEFAKINSLLVAKYQPLIGSL